CTCCATGCTCTCCCAGAACGTATGCATTAATTGATTCTTTAGAAACATGAGCTTTTTCAGAAATAATGCCGCGCAATCGTAACGTATCAAGAAATGTTCCCGTTCCAAATAGTTGATTTTTTGGCAATCCAGAAATTGTTTGTGCGTAATAGGTGAGTATATCAAGGGGATTTGTCACAATAATAATAATAGCCTGAGAATTAATCGGTTTAATTGCATTAAAAATTAAATCAATTATGGGTTTATTTGCTGTTAATAATTCCATGCGTGTTTGACTAGGTTTTTGAGGTTTTCCAGCAGCTATAATAATAATATCTGCTTGCGCGGCATCTTGAGCGTTTCCTCTGCGAATGTACGATGTACCATTAAACGACAATGCATCAGATAAATCAAGAACTTCTCCATGACAACGATTGGTATCAATGTCTACTAAGATAATTTCAGCAGTTATTTTTTTCAGCAATAGTGCATAAGCAGTTGTCGATCCGACAAAGCCAGCACCAATTATCGCTATTTTTGAATGTTTCATTATTCTTTCCTCATGTAGTTTATTCACTTTTATTACGTATGACGAGAATCTCTTATTCTGCCAAAGTGATCTATTTCTAAATCACACTCACATTATAGTACTAATTTTTCGTAGCATAATAGAAATGATAGAAGATGACCATAAGGTATTAACGGTCACTTGTTTTGTTTAATGTAAAAATTATATCTTACTTTGTAGGGGCGCTTAATCTCAGAAATATTGAAATTGAGGTGATCATGAATCGTGCAAAAAAAATATGCTCTGCTCTTTTACTCATTAGCGTTATTATAAATTATTCTAAAGATGTAACTTCATACAATTACGTAGAGCGTCGCAACCACTATACACGCGAGAAAAAAAAACGATTAGCACAAAGCACTCTACACAACAATGATTCATGGATTGCTAATCATCGTATAACGCATATATTTGGTGATTTTATCAACGATGCCATTAAAATTAATGTGGGAATTTTCGCATGGGATTCCTTTAAAATTTTTGTCACTGCAGCTCCGTTTTTTGTTGGTGCACGAATCATTGATGAAAAACTTCATAACTGCTTTTTCGATCATAAAAATAAAAGGAACAGAAATGAGCCTGCACAATGGTGCAAAGAAATTGCACGCCTCAGCATTGGTATTCCCATTGCTTTACTGGGTACGCAAGCTTTTCTCAGTCGCAATAAAGATATGCAAATGACTGGGCAGGTTTTTTTAACTGGTATGCCTTTTGTATTATTAGCAAAAGATCTCATTAAAAAATTGGATTTTGATTTGTGTAAAAGGCCATTTCATGAAAAATTTGCAAAAGATCAACGTAAATTTGGAGGATTTCCCTCAGGACATTTGGCAGAAGCAACGTATACAGCTGTGCTATACGGTATGCGCTATGGACCAAACTTTGCAGTACCTCTTGGCAGTATAGCAGCTTTCGTAACTATTATATTTTTATCAAGCAATCGACACTATCTCTCTCAAATGGTTGCCGGAGCTGCATTTGGTGCAATGTATGCAGTATCTGCAAACAAACTTATTGATTCTAAATTGGCAAAAAAAACTCACCTTGAACTTGGATTTGCAACCGATACATTCAATAATCCTGCAATAAAATTATCTATGAAATTTTAATTAATGATAATAGCTTGATATTCAACGATAGCATGAATGGTACGTATAATGTTTTCATTAGATCCAATATACGATTGATTGTTTTTACTCTTTTCTATTTATAATATGTTTTGTTTTTTTGAAATATTCTTCTAAACTTAAATTTACACTAGAAACAGGAAATTTTATTTTGCACACATATCAGAAAATTATCACTTTACTACAAGACGGAAAAAATTCTCTATGCATAAACTCATTTTTTACACAGCTAGCAGTATCATTTTTTATTCAATTATAACATTTAGCATGGATAAGCAAATTATTCTTTATAACTTTATGTCACTACCCGATGAGTTACATAAAACAATTGAAAATAATTATTGTGATCTGCAATCATTAAGTTGCCTTAAACGAACAGCTAAATGTTGGAATAAACGAATTAAACTCAATAAAATATTAAAAAATGTTTTATCTTTTTCTTATTTAAATCTTAAGCATAATCCTAATATCGTGGAGCAATCATTATTTTATTATGCTGACCCAAAGAATACAACTTTAGAAACAGACGATTTAATCGGTAAGTTGTGGTTGCATCATACAGAAGAGATGAAAAAACTAGTTTGTAAGACAAGAGATATAAAATCAGAAGAAT
This window of the Candidatus Babeliales bacterium genome carries:
- a CDS encoding L-lactate dehydrogenase, translating into MKHSKIAIIGAGFVGSTTAYALLLKKITAEIILVDIDTNRCHGEVLDLSDALSFNGTSYIRRGNAQDAAQADIIIIAAGKPQKPSQTRMELLTANKPIIDLIFNAIKPINSQAIIIIVTNPLDILTYYAQTISGLPKNQLFGTGTFLDTLRLRGIISEKAHVSKESINAYVLGEHGDSQFVAWSSATISGIPINMFPDIDTQNFSFIEQKVKNIAYEIISCKGATYFGIATCVAIMCEAIVFNQQLVMPLSVYSEKYKVCLSLPAVLGENGIEKVLPLPLNDSEQEQLDNSAHQLRIHCS
- a CDS encoding phosphatase PAP2 family protein, with protein sequence MNRAKKICSALLLISVIINYSKDVTSYNYVERRNHYTREKKKRLAQSTLHNNDSWIANHRITHIFGDFINDAIKINVGIFAWDSFKIFVTAAPFFVGARIIDEKLHNCFFDHKNKRNRNEPAQWCKEIARLSIGIPIALLGTQAFLSRNKDMQMTGQVFLTGMPFVLLAKDLIKKLDFDLCKRPFHEKFAKDQRKFGGFPSGHLAEATYTAVLYGMRYGPNFAVPLGSIAAFVTIIFLSSNRHYLSQMVAGAAFGAMYAVSANKLIDSKLAKKTHLELGFATDTFNNPAIKLSMKF